CGTCCTGCCCGCGCCGCGGACCGTCCGGGTCCGCCGCCGGCAGGGGGGCGCCGAGGAGCAGGGAGTACGCCTCCCAGAACGCGGCCCCGCAGCGGGCGCTCTCCTCGGCCGCCTGGGCGAACAGGTCCGCCGCCGCTCGGCTGTCACCGAGGCTGAGGTGCACGTGCGCCATACTGCGCATGGCGGAGGCGCGTTGCACGGGCAGGTCGAGCCGCTCGGCCTCGTCCCGGGCCCGCCGGGCCCACTCCCCGACCGCCTCCGTGTCGCCGTCGGCGACGGCAGCGGTCACCAGGATCTCCAGGAACAGCGGGCGCATGGAGGGCTGCAGCCTCCGCAGGCCGGGACCGCCGGCCCGCAGGACCGCGTCCCGTGCCCGGGCCGGGTCGCCGGCGATGAGCGCCGCATGGCCGAGCATGCACCAGGCTATGGAGGCCCACCAGTTGACGCCCACGCCCGCCGCGGCCACCGCTTCCTCGGCCGTGGCGAGGGGCAGCGGATCACCGGGCGGGCAAGCGTCTATGAGGGCATTGGCCTTGGTGGCGAGGACGAAGGCGAGCAGTTCGTCGCTGCCTATGCCCCGGGCGACGTCCTCGGCCTCGTCCGCCAGTTCCACCGCGGAGGCGAGCCGGCAGGTCTGGATCCGTACGTGCGCCTTGCACAGCAGCAAGTGGGGCAGGAGATAGAGCTGGCCGGTACGGCGTGCGATGGCCAGACCGCGGTCGGCGTGCCGCTCGGCGTCGGCGAAGCGGTCCAGGAACGCCTCGGCCCAGCCAAGCCGGGCCAGCGGTTCGCACAGGCTGTTGAGGTCGCCGTCCGGCAGCGAGTCCACCAATGCCGCCGCCTGCCGGGCGAGGCTGTCGGCCGCGGCCGTCTCCCCCTCGTACGCCTCCCCCAGCGCGGCGACGGCCAGCGCGCCCGCCACGCCCGTCTCGTCCCCGAGGGAGCGGGCCACCTCCAGGGTGCGCGCAACCTCGGAGCGCACGGTCGAGTACGACGTGTCGTGCGGGGCGGAGGACCCCAGTTCGATGCCCAGGGCGACATGGTCGGCCGGCGAGGGGGGCGGATCGCTGTGCAGTTCGCGGCGGAGCAGGGCCACCGCCTCCGAATAGCGCCCCAGGTGACGCTCCATGACCGCGCACAGCACGACGGCGGACGCCCGCGACCCCGTCCCGTCGCCCGGGTCGGGCATGGCGATCACCTGGTGCAACAGGTCGCGACTTCGATCGAGCTTCCCGCAGGCGCCCAGCGCCCGGGCTAGCCGCAACATCAACTTGCGGCGCCGGGCGGCGTGTTCCGGTGTGTGCGGAAGACGCCGGAGCACTACCTCCAGCCAGTGCGCGCAGCTCGCGGGCGCCGTGTGGGCGGCCTGCTCGGCCGCCTCGGTCAGCACGGCCGCCGTCTGCGGGTCCCAGCCGGACAGCGACCGCTCGGCGTGGTGCGCCCGCTCGGCCAGCGGGGCGCCGACCCGGGCGAGTTCGGCGGCGGCAAGCCGGTGGGTCTCCGTGCGCAGCCAGGGGTCGGTGCCGTCGTGGACGAGGCTGCGCAGCACGGGGTGCCGCAGCGCGATCCGCCCGTGCTGGCCGGTGCGCAGCAGGTCGCGGCGGGTCAGCTCCGCCAGGTCGGCGGCCAGGTCGGCCTGCTCGCGGCCGGTCACCGGACCGAGCAGGGCGGGCGTGGCGTGGTCGCCCAGCACGGCCGCCACGTCGACGAGCCGACGCTGCGCGGGCGTCAGCGGCGTCAGCTCGTCGAGCAGCACCGCGCCGAGCCCGGTCGTGGACAGCCGGCTGACCGACGCACCCTCGCGGTGCGCCTGGAGCAGGGCCAGGAGATACAGCGGGTTGCCCTGGCTGGCCGCGAAGAGCCGTACGACCGCGTCGCGGGCCAGGCCGGGGGTGACCAACTCGACGCACTCCCGCTCGCCGAGCGGCCCGAGGACCATCCGCCGTACCGCACCGGTGCCGGCGCCGCGGGTGAGGGTCGCGGCGAGCGGGGCGGGGCTCTGCCGGTCGCGGCGAGCGACGACCAGCAGGACGCGGGCGCGCACCGGATGCCGTACGAGATGGTCGAGGAGTTCCAGGGACGCGGCGTCCGCCCAGTGCATGTCGTCAACCACCACGACCAGCGGGGACGCGGCGGCGTGGGTCAGCAGGGCGGCGGTGGCCCGGTGCAGGCCGAAGCGGTCCGCGCGGCGCGGGGTGCCGCTGATCACCGGTGCGACCTCGGCGGCGGCCGGAAAGGACTCCACCACCTCGGGGTCGAGGTCGGCGAAGGCGTCGGTGAACGGCTGGAACGGGATGTGGCGTTCGTACTCCGTCGCCCGGCCGCGCAGCACCGCCGCCCCGCTCCGCGCCGCACGCAGGCACAGCTCGTGGACCAGCCGGCTCTTGCCGATGCCCGCCTCGCCGCTGACGTCCAGCACCGCCGTGCGGCCGCCCGTGTCCCCCACCAGGTCCGCCAACAGCCGGTCGAGCCGCCCGAGTTCCGCCTCTCTGCCGATCAGCGGTATCTGTTCCGTCTTCATGCCCTCATGCCCCCCGCAACAGGTGGTGCCCCCGCACATCCTGTAGTACGCCACCGACAACCTGCGAAGTTCGGGTCCACGATCTCACGCCCCGCCGCTGACGAGCCGCCGTACCCGCGGGGATGGCCCCGGTTGCCGCGGGCAGGACAACGCTCGTCCGGCGGGAGTGACGAGTGCGGAGATTACGTAGCCGATCTACGTAACACCACGGTCCTCATGGTCCGTTGCGCCCGAGAGGATCAAGTCCCAGGCGAATACGGCCGTTGCGGTGCCCGGAAGG
The Streptomyces tirandamycinicus DNA segment above includes these coding regions:
- a CDS encoding helix-turn-helix transcriptional regulator, which gives rise to MKTEQIPLIGREAELGRLDRLLADLVGDTGGRTAVLDVSGEAGIGKSRLVHELCLRAARSGAAVLRGRATEYERHIPFQPFTDAFADLDPEVVESFPAAAEVAPVISGTPRRADRFGLHRATAALLTHAAASPLVVVVDDMHWADAASLELLDHLVRHPVRARVLLVVARRDRQSPAPLAATLTRGAGTGAVRRMVLGPLGERECVELVTPGLARDAVVRLFAASQGNPLYLLALLQAHREGASVSRLSTTGLGAVLLDELTPLTPAQRRLVDVAAVLGDHATPALLGPVTGREQADLAADLAELTRRDLLRTGQHGRIALRHPVLRSLVHDGTDPWLRTETHRLAAAELARVGAPLAERAHHAERSLSGWDPQTAAVLTEAAEQAAHTAPASCAHWLEVVLRRLPHTPEHAARRRKLMLRLARALGACGKLDRSRDLLHQVIAMPDPGDGTGSRASAVVLCAVMERHLGRYSEAVALLRRELHSDPPPSPADHVALGIELGSSAPHDTSYSTVRSEVARTLEVARSLGDETGVAGALAVAALGEAYEGETAAADSLARQAAALVDSLPDGDLNSLCEPLARLGWAEAFLDRFADAERHADRGLAIARRTGQLYLLPHLLLCKAHVRIQTCRLASAVELADEAEDVARGIGSDELLAFVLATKANALIDACPPGDPLPLATAEEAVAAAGVGVNWWASIAWCMLGHAALIAGDPARARDAVLRAGGPGLRRLQPSMRPLFLEILVTAAVADGDTEAVGEWARRARDEAERLDLPVQRASAMRSMAHVHLSLGDSRAAADLFAQAAEESARCGAAFWEAYSLLLGAPLPAADPDGPRRGQDAWRRAQRIAAAGDCRMLTGLAELVRPAVAEATDAPERRLAELTAREREIADLVAEGLTSPAIADRLCLSRRTVETHISRIYRKTGVSSRAALVGLMAGRAPGRPFSG